In the Pseudomonas sp. ADAK2 genome, one interval contains:
- the icd gene encoding NADP-dependent isocitrate dehydrogenase, with protein MGYKKIQVPAVGDKITVNADHSLNVPNNPIIPFIEGDGIGVDISPVMIKVVDAAVKKAYGGERKISWMEVYAGEKATQVYDQDTWLPQETLDAVKDYVVSIKGPLTTPVGGGIRSLNVALRQQLDLYVCLRPVRWFEGVPSPVKKPGDVDMTIFRENSEDIYAGIEWKAGSPEATKVIKFLKDEMGVTKIRFDENCGIGIKPVSLQGTKRLARKALQYVVDNDRDSLTIVHKGNIMKFTEGAFKEWAYEVAAEEFGATLLDGGPWMQFKNPKTGKNVIVKDAIADAMLQQILLRPAEYDVIATLNLNGDYLSDALAAEVGGIGIAPGANLSDTIAMFEATHGTAPKYAGKDQVNPGSLILSAEMMLRHMGWTEAADLIIKGTNGAISAKTVTYDFHRLMEGAKLLSSSAFGDALISHM; from the coding sequence ATGGGATACAAGAAGATTCAGGTTCCAGCAGTCGGCGACAAAATCACCGTCAACGCGGACCATTCTCTCAATGTTCCTAACAACCCGATCATCCCCTTCATCGAAGGCGATGGTATTGGCGTTGATATCAGCCCGGTCATGATCAAGGTTGTCGATGCTGCTGTTAAGAAGGCTTACGGCGGCGAGCGCAAAATTTCCTGGATGGAAGTCTACGCCGGGGAAAAAGCGACTCAGGTTTACGACCAGGACACCTGGCTACCTCAGGAAACCCTGGACGCAGTCAAGGATTACGTGGTTTCCATCAAGGGCCCTCTGACCACCCCGGTCGGCGGCGGCATCCGTTCGCTGAACGTGGCCCTGCGTCAACAACTCGATCTTTACGTCTGCCTGCGCCCGGTGCGCTGGTTCGAAGGCGTGCCGAGCCCGGTCAAGAAGCCAGGCGACGTCGACATGACGATCTTCCGTGAGAACTCGGAAGACATCTACGCCGGCATCGAGTGGAAGGCCGGTTCGCCGGAAGCGACCAAGGTCATCAAGTTCCTTAAAGATGAAATGGGCGTTACCAAGATCCGTTTCGACGAAAACTGCGGTATCGGCATCAAGCCGGTTTCGCTGCAAGGCACCAAGCGTCTGGCACGCAAGGCTCTGCAGTATGTGGTCGACAACGATCGCGATTCGCTGACCATCGTGCACAAAGGCAACATCATGAAGTTCACCGAAGGTGCCTTCAAGGAATGGGCCTACGAAGTGGCGGCTGAAGAGTTCGGCGCGACCCTGCTCGACGGCGGTCCGTGGATGCAGTTCAAGAACCCGAAAACCGGCAAGAACGTCATCGTCAAGGATGCCATCGCCGACGCCATGCTCCAGCAGATCCTGCTGCGTCCGGCCGAGTACGATGTGATCGCGACCCTTAACCTGAACGGCGACTACCTCTCCGACGCCCTGGCGGCCGAAGTGGGCGGTATCGGTATCGCGCCGGGTGCCAACCTGTCCGACACCATCGCCATGTTTGAAGCGACCCACGGGACTGCGCCGAAATACGCCGGCAAGGACCAGGTCAATCCGGGTTCCTTGATTCTGTCCGCCGAGATGATGCTGCGTCACATGGGCTGGACCGAAGCGGCTGACCTGATCATCAAGGGCACCAACGGCGCGATTTCCGCCAAGACCGTCACCTATGACTTCCACCGCTTGATGGAAGGCGCGAAACTGCTGTCTTCTTCGGCGTTTGGTGATGCGCTGATCTCGCATATGTAA
- a CDS encoding cold shock domain-containing protein translates to MAVGKVKWFNNAKGFGFINTDAREGKDEDGKFIDFFAHYSAIEMDGYKTLKAGQAVNFDIVQGPKGLHAVKITSAAVETAPATPTAQSETVSS, encoded by the coding sequence ATGGCAGTCGGCAAGGTCAAGTGGTTCAACAATGCCAAGGGGTTCGGCTTCATCAACACCGACGCCCGTGAAGGCAAGGACGAGGACGGCAAATTTATCGACTTTTTTGCCCACTATTCGGCCATCGAAATGGACGGATACAAGACCCTCAAGGCCGGGCAAGCCGTCAACTTCGATATCGTCCAGGGCCCCAAAGGCCTGCACGCGGTGAAGATTACGTCTGCAGCTGTTGAGACCGCACCGGCCACGCCCACTGCTCAATCAGAAACGGTTTCGAGCTGA
- the clpS gene encoding ATP-dependent Clp protease adapter ClpS, producing the protein MHAISQIRLTFNQDRPTLQKDRPEEHDDDSAGIAVQEAKPALQAPPMYKVVLFNDDYTPMDFVVEVLEVFFNLNRELATKVMLAVHTEGRAVCGVFTRDIAETKAMQVNQYARESQHPLLCEIEKDG; encoded by the coding sequence ATGCATGCAATCAGCCAGATTCGACTAACATTCAATCAGGATCGCCCGACTCTCCAAAAGGATCGCCCGGAGGAACACGACGACGATTCCGCAGGCATTGCTGTTCAGGAGGCCAAGCCTGCTTTACAGGCGCCGCCGATGTACAAGGTGGTTTTGTTTAATGATGACTACACACCGATGGATTTCGTCGTCGAAGTGCTCGAGGTGTTTTTTAACCTGAATCGCGAGCTGGCGACCAAGGTCATGCTGGCCGTCCACACAGAAGGACGGGCAGTATGTGGAGTGTTTACCCGCGACATCGCCGAGACGAAGGCCATGCAGGTCAACCAGTACGCCAGGGAAAGCCAGCATCCGCTACTCTGTGAAATCGAGAAGGACGGTTAA
- the clpA gene encoding ATP-dependent Clp protease ATP-binding subunit ClpA has translation MLNRELEVTLNLAFKEARSKRHEFMTVEHLLLALLDNEAAATVLRACGANLDKLKHDLQEFIDSTTPLIPVHDEDRETQPTLGFQRVLQRAVFHVQSSGKREVTGANVLVAIFSEQESQAVFLLKQQSVARIDVVNYIAHGISKVPGHGDHSEGEQDMQDDEGGESSSSGNPLDAYASNLNELARQGRIDPLVGREMEVERVAQILARRRKNNPLLVGEAGVGKTAIAEGLAKRIVDNQVPDLLANSVVYSLDLGALLAGTKYRGDFEKRFKALLNELKKRPQAILFIDEIHTIIGAGAASGGVMDASNLLKPLLSSGDIRCIGSTTFQEFRGIFEKDRALARRFQKVDVSEPSVEDTISILRGLKGRFETHHGIEYSDEALRAAAELASRYINDRHMPDKAIDVIDEAGAYQRLQPIEKRVKRIEVPQVEDIVAKIARIPPKHVTSSDKELLRNLERDLKLTVFGQDAAIDSLSTAIKLSRAGLKSPDKPVGSFLFAGPTGVGKTEAARQLAKALGIELVRFDMSEYMERHTVSRLIGAPPGYVGFDQGGLLTEAITKQPHCVLLLDEIEKAHPEVFNLLLQVMDHGTLTDNNGRKADFRNVIVIMTTNAGAETAARASIGFTHQDHSSDAMEVIKKSFTPEFRNRLDTIIQFGRLSHEVIKSVVDKFLTELQAQLEDKRVQLEVTDAARSWLAAGGYDSAMGARPMARLIQDKIKRPLAEEILFGELADHGGVVHIDLKDGELTFEFETTAEMA, from the coding sequence ATGTTAAACCGCGAGCTCGAAGTCACCCTCAATTTAGCCTTCAAGGAGGCTCGTTCGAAACGTCATGAATTCATGACCGTCGAACATCTCCTGTTGGCCCTATTGGACAATGAGGCTGCCGCCACCGTTTTGCGTGCCTGCGGCGCAAACCTCGACAAACTCAAGCATGACCTGCAGGAGTTCATCGACTCCACCACGCCGCTGATCCCCGTGCATGACGAGGATCGCGAGACCCAACCCACCCTGGGCTTCCAGCGTGTTCTGCAGCGTGCTGTCTTTCACGTACAGAGCTCGGGCAAACGCGAAGTGACTGGCGCTAACGTGCTGGTCGCCATCTTCAGTGAGCAAGAAAGCCAGGCAGTGTTCCTGCTGAAACAGCAGAGCGTTGCACGCATTGATGTCGTCAACTACATCGCCCATGGCATTTCCAAAGTACCGGGGCACGGCGATCACTCTGAAGGTGAGCAAGATATGCAGGACGACGAGGGCGGTGAGTCTTCTTCTTCAGGCAATCCTCTGGATGCTTATGCCAGCAACCTCAACGAACTCGCGCGCCAGGGTCGCATCGATCCGCTGGTAGGCCGTGAGATGGAAGTCGAGCGTGTCGCGCAGATCCTGGCGCGTCGTCGCAAAAACAATCCGCTGCTGGTGGGCGAGGCGGGCGTGGGTAAAACCGCGATTGCCGAAGGCCTGGCCAAGCGCATTGTCGACAACCAGGTGCCGGACCTGTTGGCCAATAGTGTCGTTTACTCCCTTGACCTCGGCGCCTTGCTGGCCGGGACCAAATACCGTGGTGATTTCGAGAAGCGCTTCAAGGCGTTGCTCAATGAACTGAAAAAACGTCCGCAGGCGATCCTGTTCATCGACGAAATCCACACCATCATTGGTGCGGGTGCCGCGTCCGGTGGCGTCATGGATGCCTCGAACCTGCTCAAGCCATTGCTGTCGTCCGGCGATATCCGCTGCATCGGCTCGACCACGTTCCAGGAGTTCCGCGGAATCTTCGAGAAGGATCGTGCCCTGGCACGGCGCTTCCAGAAGGTCGATGTGTCCGAGCCTTCGGTCGAAGACACCATCAGCATCCTGCGCGGCCTGAAAGGGCGTTTCGAGACCCACCACGGCATCGAGTACAGCGATGAAGCGTTGCGTGCGGCGGCTGAGCTGGCCTCACGCTACATCAATGACCGGCACATGCCGGACAAGGCCATCGACGTTATCGACGAGGCGGGTGCCTACCAGCGCCTGCAACCGATCGAGAAACGCGTGAAACGCATCGAAGTGCCTCAGGTCGAGGACATCGTGGCGAAAATCGCGCGGATTCCGCCTAAGCACGTCACCAGTTCCGACAAGGAGCTGCTGCGTAACCTTGAGCGCGACCTGAAGCTGACGGTATTTGGCCAGGATGCCGCAATCGACTCGTTGTCGACTGCGATCAAACTGTCCCGTGCCGGCCTCAAGTCGCCTGACAAGCCTGTCGGTTCGTTCCTGTTCGCCGGTCCTACCGGTGTCGGTAAAACCGAAGCGGCGCGTCAGTTGGCGAAGGCGTTGGGCATCGAGCTGGTTCGTTTCGACATGTCCGAGTACATGGAGCGCCACACCGTATCGCGTCTGATCGGTGCGCCTCCAGGCTACGTCGGGTTCGATCAGGGCGGTCTGCTGACCGAAGCCATCACCAAGCAGCCTCACTGCGTGCTGTTGCTCGATGAAATCGAGAAGGCGCATCCGGAAGTCTTCAACCTGCTGCTGCAGGTCATGGACCACGGTACGCTGACCGATAACAACGGGCGCAAGGCGGACTTCCGTAACGTGATCGTCATCATGACGACCAACGCCGGTGCCGAAACCGCAGCCCGCGCTTCGATCGGTTTCACCCATCAGGACCACTCGTCCGATGCGATGGAAGTGATCAAGAAGAGCTTCACGCCCGAGTTCCGCAACCGTCTGGACACCATTATCCAGTTTGGTCGCCTCAGTCATGAGGTCATCAAAAGCGTGGTGGACAAGTTCCTTACCGAGCTTCAGGCGCAGCTGGAAGACAAGCGCGTGCAGCTGGAAGTGACCGACGCCGCGCGCAGCTGGCTGGCGGCGGGTGGCTACGACTCGGCCATGGGCGCTCGACCAATGGCGCGTTTGATCCAGGACAAGATCAAGCGTCCACTGGCCGAAGAGATCCTCTTTGGCGAACTGGCCGACCATGGTGGTGTGGTTCACATCGACCTGAAGGACGGCGAGCTGACCTTCGAGTTCGAGACCACGGCAGAAATGGCCTGA
- the infA gene encoding translation initiation factor IF-1, which translates to MSKEDSFEMEGTVVDTLPNTMFRVELENGHVVTAHISGKMRKNYIRILTGDKVRVELTPYDLSKGRITYRAR; encoded by the coding sequence ATGTCGAAAGAAGACAGCTTCGAAATGGAAGGCACTGTCGTCGACACCCTGCCCAACACCATGTTTCGTGTGGAGTTGGAAAATGGGCACGTCGTAACCGCGCATATTTCCGGCAAGATGCGCAAGAACTACATTCGTATTCTTACCGGCGACAAAGTGCGCGTCGAGCTGACGCCCTATGACTTGAGCAAAGGGCGCATCACTTACCGCGCTCGTTAA
- a CDS encoding arginyltransferase gives MTELARLKFYATQPHSCSYLPEEQATTLFLDPSQPMDVHVYADLSEMGFRRSGDHLYRPHCQNCNACVPARIPVAQFSPNRQQKRIFKRNADVQVRPARPKFSEEYFDLYQRYIEQRHADGDMYPPSRDQFSTFLVRDLPFSRFYEFRLDGRLVAVAVTDLLPNGLSAVYTFYEPAEDHRSLGRYAILWQIAEAQRLGLEAVYLGYWIKNCKKMNYKTQYRPIELLINQRWVVLN, from the coding sequence ATGACCGAGTTGGCGCGCTTGAAGTTTTATGCCACTCAGCCCCACTCTTGCAGTTATCTGCCCGAGGAGCAGGCCACCACCCTGTTTCTCGATCCTAGCCAGCCCATGGATGTGCATGTCTACGCAGACCTGTCGGAAATGGGTTTTCGTCGCAGCGGCGATCATCTCTACCGGCCCCATTGCCAGAATTGCAATGCGTGCGTACCGGCGCGCATTCCCGTGGCGCAGTTTTCGCCCAACCGTCAGCAAAAGCGTATTTTCAAGCGTAACGCCGATGTGCAGGTGCGCCCGGCCCGGCCGAAATTCAGCGAAGAGTATTTCGATCTCTATCAGCGCTACATCGAACAGCGTCATGCCGATGGCGACATGTACCCGCCGAGTCGCGATCAGTTTTCGACGTTCCTGGTGCGTGACCTGCCGTTTTCCCGATTCTACGAATTTCGTCTCGACGGCCGGCTGGTGGCCGTGGCGGTAACCGACTTGCTGCCCAACGGCCTGTCGGCGGTCTACACCTTCTACGAGCCCGCCGAGGACCATCGCAGCCTCGGGCGCTACGCCATCCTCTGGCAAATCGCCGAGGCCCAGCGGTTGGGACTGGAAGCGGTTTACCTCGGCTACTGGATAAAAAACTGCAAAAAGATGAACTACAAGACCCAGTATCGCCCCATCGAACTGCTGATTAATCAGCGCTGGGTTGTCTTGAACTAA
- the aat gene encoding leucyl/phenylalanyl-tRNA--protein transferase encodes MLTWLQRNTLTFPPLEKAMRDPNGLLAAGGDLSADRLIQAYRHGCFPWFSEGQPILWWSPDPRTVLFPDELHVSRSLSKLLRQQRYQVTFDQDFAAVIGACAAPREYADGTWITEAMQDAYLELHRRGYAHSVEVWDQGELVGGLYGLAMGQLFFGESMFSRADNASKYGFATLVRHLKDSGFVLIDCQMPTDHLHSLGARAIPRREFAGYLARHLDQPSHGTWVC; translated from the coding sequence ATGCTGACTTGGTTACAACGCAACACCCTGACTTTTCCGCCCCTGGAAAAAGCCATGCGCGATCCCAACGGGTTGTTGGCAGCAGGCGGTGACCTGTCCGCCGACCGACTGATCCAGGCCTATCGCCACGGTTGCTTTCCCTGGTTCTCCGAAGGCCAGCCGATTCTCTGGTGGTCGCCGGATCCGCGTACGGTTTTGTTTCCCGACGAACTGCACGTGTCCCGCAGCCTGAGCAAACTGCTGCGCCAACAGCGTTATCAAGTGACCTTCGATCAGGATTTTGCCGCAGTCATCGGCGCCTGCGCCGCACCACGGGAATACGCTGACGGCACCTGGATCACCGAAGCCATGCAGGACGCCTATCTGGAGCTGCACCGGCGTGGCTATGCGCATTCGGTCGAGGTCTGGGACCAGGGCGAGCTGGTCGGCGGCCTGTACGGCCTGGCCATGGGGCAGCTGTTCTTCGGCGAATCAATGTTCAGCCGCGCCGACAACGCTTCCAAATATGGCTTTGCCACATTGGTGCGACATCTGAAAGACTCGGGTTTTGTGCTGATCGATTGCCAGATGCCGACTGACCATTTGCATAGCCTTGGCGCTCGGGCGATCCCTCGCAGAGAGTTCGCCGGTTACCTGGCGCGACATTTGGATCAACCCAGCCATGGCACCTGGGTTTGCTGA
- the trxB gene encoding thioredoxin-disulfide reductase — protein MSEAKHSRLIILGSGPAGYSAAVYAARANLKPVVITGIQAGGQLTTTVEVDNWPGDVEGLTGPALMERMQKHAERFDTEIVYDHIHTAKLQQRPFELIGDSGMYTCDALIIATGASAQYLGLPSEEAFAGKGVSACATCDGFFYRNQVVAVVGGGNTAVEEALYLSNIAKEVHLVHRRDKLRSEKILQDKLFEKATNGNIRLHWNQNLDEVLGDASGVTGARLRDSHSGETSELPLAGVFIAIGHKPNTDLFQGQLAMRDGYLLVKGGNEGDATATEIPGVFAAGDVADHVYRQAVTSAGAGCMAALDAEKYLDDIPTV, from the coding sequence ATGAGCGAAGCCAAGCATTCACGCCTGATCATTCTGGGTTCCGGCCCTGCGGGTTACAGCGCCGCCGTTTATGCCGCTCGCGCCAACCTCAAACCCGTGGTCATTACCGGGATACAGGCAGGTGGCCAGCTCACCACCACCGTCGAAGTCGACAACTGGCCCGGCGACGTCGAAGGCCTCACCGGCCCGGCGCTGATGGAACGCATGCAAAAACACGCCGAGCGCTTTGACACAGAGATCGTTTACGACCACATCCACACCGCCAAGTTGCAGCAGCGCCCTTTCGAACTCATCGGCGACAGCGGCATGTACACCTGCGACGCCCTGATTATCGCCACCGGCGCCTCGGCGCAGTACCTGGGCCTGCCCTCGGAAGAAGCCTTTGCCGGCAAAGGGGTTTCGGCCTGCGCGACGTGCGACGGTTTCTTCTATCGCAATCAGGTGGTCGCCGTGGTCGGCGGCGGCAACACCGCGGTTGAAGAAGCGCTGTACCTGTCGAACATCGCCAAGGAAGTCCATCTGGTGCATCGGCGCGACAAGCTGCGCTCGGAGAAAATCCTCCAGGACAAGCTGTTCGAGAAAGCTACCAACGGCAATATTCGCCTGCACTGGAACCAGAACCTCGATGAAGTGCTGGGCGATGCCAGCGGCGTGACCGGCGCCCGCCTGCGCGACAGCCATTCCGGCGAGACGAGCGAATTACCGCTGGCCGGCGTGTTCATCGCCATCGGTCACAAGCCCAACACCGATCTGTTCCAGGGCCAACTGGCCATGCGTGACGGCTATCTGCTGGTCAAGGGCGGCAACGAAGGCGATGCCACCGCCACTGAGATACCAGGTGTGTTCGCGGCCGGTGACGTGGCCGATCACGTTTACCGCCAGGCCGTCACCTCCGCCGGTGCTGGTTGCATGGCTGCGCTGGACGCCGAGAAATATCTCGACGATATTCCAACCGTTTGA
- the ftsK gene encoding DNA translocase FtsK: MKKSTAAPKPAVVPLWRQHLHYRLKEGALIAIGALCLFLMMALLTYGKDDPGWSHNSKIDDVQNFGGPAGSYSADILFMVLGYFAYIFPLLLAIKAYQIFRQRHEPWQWSGWLFSWRLIGLVFLVLSGAALAHIHFHAATGLPAGAGGALGESLGDLARNALNIQGSTLLFIALFLFGLTVFTDLSWFKVMDVTGKITLDLLELIQGAANRWWAARVERKQLVAQLREVDDRVHDVVAPTVTDKREQAKVKERLIEREQALSKHMSDREKQVPPVIAPAPPKPAAPSKRVEKEKQAPLFVDSAVEGTLPPISILDPAEKKQLNYSPESLAAVGHLLEIKLKEFGVEVSVDSIHPGPVITRYEIQPAAGVKVSRISNLAKDLARSLAVTSVRVVEVIPGKTTVGIEIPNEDRQIVRFSEVLSTPEYDNFKSPVTLALGHDIGGKPVITDLAKMPHLLVAGTTGSGKSVGVNAMILSILFKSGPEDAKLIMIDPKMLELSIYEGIPHLLCPVVTDMKDAANALRWSVAEMERRYKLMAKMGVRNLSGFNAKVKEAQDAGTPLTDPLYKRESIHDEAPLLTKLPTIVVVVDEFADMMMIVGKKVEELIARIAQKARAAGIHLILATQRPSVDVITGLIKANIPTRMAFQVSSKIDSRTIIDQGGAEQLLGHGDMLYMPPGTSLPIRVHGAFVSDDEVHRVVEAWKLRGAPEYNDDILAGVEEAGSGFDGGSGGGDEDSESDALYDEAVQFVLESRRASISAVQRKLKIGYNRAARMIEAMEMAGVVTSMNTNGSREVLAPGPVRD, encoded by the coding sequence TTGAAGAAATCCACCGCAGCACCCAAACCAGCCGTCGTTCCGCTCTGGCGCCAGCATCTGCACTACCGACTCAAGGAAGGTGCGTTGATCGCCATCGGCGCCTTGTGCCTGTTCCTGATGATGGCCTTGCTGACCTATGGCAAGGACGATCCGGGCTGGAGCCACAACAGCAAGATCGACGATGTGCAGAACTTCGGCGGGCCGGCCGGCTCCTACAGCGCCGATATCCTGTTCATGGTGCTGGGTTACTTCGCCTACATCTTCCCGTTATTGCTGGCGATCAAGGCCTATCAGATCTTCCGCCAACGCCACGAACCATGGCAGTGGAGCGGCTGGCTGTTCTCCTGGCGCCTGATCGGCCTGGTGTTCCTGGTGCTGTCGGGCGCGGCCCTGGCCCATATCCATTTCCATGCGGCGACCGGTCTGCCGGCCGGCGCTGGCGGCGCGTTGGGCGAAAGCCTCGGCGACCTGGCCCGCAATGCCCTGAACATTCAGGGCAGCACGCTGCTGTTTATCGCCTTGTTCCTGTTCGGCCTGACGGTGTTCACCGACCTGTCGTGGTTCAAGGTGATGGACGTCACCGGCAAAATTACCCTCGACCTGCTCGAACTGATCCAGGGCGCCGCCAATCGCTGGTGGGCAGCACGGGTCGAGCGCAAACAGCTGGTCGCGCAGTTGCGTGAAGTCGATGATCGCGTGCATGACGTGGTCGCCCCGACGGTCACCGACAAGCGCGAGCAGGCCAAGGTCAAGGAACGCCTGATCGAGCGCGAGCAGGCCCTGAGCAAGCACATGTCGGACCGCGAGAAGCAGGTGCCGCCAGTGATTGCGCCAGCGCCGCCGAAACCGGCAGCGCCGAGCAAGCGCGTGGAAAAAGAGAAGCAGGCGCCGTTGTTCGTCGACAGCGCCGTCGAAGGCACCTTGCCGCCGATCTCGATCCTCGACCCGGCCGAAAAGAAACAACTCAATTATTCCCCGGAGTCGCTGGCAGCCGTCGGCCACTTGCTGGAAATCAAGCTCAAGGAATTCGGCGTCGAAGTCTCGGTGGATTCGATTCACCCCGGCCCGGTCATTACCCGTTACGAAATCCAGCCGGCCGCAGGCGTCAAGGTCAGCCGAATTTCCAACCTGGCGAAAGACCTGGCACGTTCCCTGGCCGTGACCAGCGTGCGGGTGGTGGAAGTGATTCCGGGCAAGACCACCGTCGGTATCGAGATTCCTAACGAAGACCGCCAGATCGTGCGCTTCTCCGAAGTGCTGTCGACCCCGGAATACGATAACTTCAAGTCCCCGGTGACCCTGGCCCTGGGCCACGACATCGGTGGCAAGCCGGTCATCACCGACCTGGCGAAAATGCCGCACTTGCTGGTGGCCGGTACAACCGGTTCCGGTAAGTCGGTGGGTGTGAACGCGATGATCCTGTCGATCCTGTTCAAGTCTGGCCCGGAAGACGCCAAGCTGATCATGATCGACCCGAAGATGCTTGAACTGTCGATCTACGAAGGCATTCCGCATCTGCTCTGCCCAGTGGTCACCGACATGAAGGACGCGGCCAATGCTCTGCGCTGGAGCGTGGCGGAGATGGAGCGTCGCTACAAACTGATGGCGAAGATGGGCGTGCGTAACCTGTCGGGCTTCAACGCCAAGGTCAAGGAAGCCCAGGACGCCGGTACGCCGTTGACCGATCCTTTGTACAAGCGCGAAAGCATTCACGATGAAGCACCGTTGCTGACCAAGCTGCCGACCATCGTCGTGGTCGTCGACGAATTCGCCGACATGATGATGATCGTCGGCAAGAAGGTTGAAGAACTGATTGCCCGTATCGCCCAGAAGGCCCGTGCCGCCGGTATCCACTTGATCCTCGCGACCCAGCGTCCTTCGGTTGACGTGATCACCGGCCTGATCAAGGCCAACATTCCGACCCGCATGGCGTTCCAGGTGTCGAGCAAGATCGATTCCCGGACCATCATCGACCAGGGCGGCGCCGAGCAACTGCTGGGCCACGGTGACATGCTCTACATGCCGCCGGGCACCAGCCTGCCTATTCGGGTTCACGGCGCGTTCGTGTCCGATGACGAGGTGCACCGGGTGGTTGAAGCCTGGAAGCTGCGTGGCGCACCGGAATACAACGATGACATCCTCGCCGGTGTTGAAGAGGCCGGTAGCGGTTTCGACGGCGGCAGTGGTGGTGGCGATGAAGACAGCGAATCCGACGCGCTCTACGACGAAGCCGTGCAGTTCGTGCTGGAAAGCCGTCGTGCGTCCATCTCGGCGGTCCAGCGCAAGCTGAAAATCGGCTACAACCGCGCCGCGCGCATGATCGAAGCCATGGAAATGGCTGGGGTCGTGACGTCCATGAACACCAACGGTTCGCGTGAAGTTCTGGCCCCAGGCCCGGTACGCGACTGA
- the lolA gene encoding outer membrane lipoprotein chaperone LolA: MRLIRMLLLPVLALTTLSAHADDKDVARLTQLLETSKTLTARFSQLTLDGGGTQLQETAGEMSLQRPGLFYWHTDAPAEQVVISDGKKVTLWDPDLQQATIKTLDLRLSQTPALLLSGDVSKIKESFDISAKEAGGVIDFTLKPKSKDTLFDSLRLSFRNGLVNDMQMIDSVGQRTNLLFTGVKANEPIPASKFKFDIPKGADVIQE; this comes from the coding sequence ATGCGTCTTATCCGCATGCTGTTGCTGCCGGTACTGGCTTTGACCACACTTTCCGCCCACGCCGACGACAAGGACGTGGCGCGCCTGACCCAATTGCTGGAAACATCCAAGACCCTGACCGCGCGGTTCTCGCAGCTGACCCTCGATGGTGGCGGCACCCAGTTGCAGGAAACTGCGGGTGAAATGTCGCTGCAGCGTCCAGGCCTGTTCTACTGGCACACCGATGCGCCGGCGGAGCAAGTCGTGATCTCTGATGGCAAGAAAGTAACCCTGTGGGACCCGGACTTGCAGCAGGCCACCATCAAGACCCTCGACCTGCGCCTGAGCCAGACCCCGGCCCTGTTGCTGTCCGGTGACGTGTCCAAGATCAAAGAGAGCTTCGACATCAGCGCCAAGGAAGCTGGCGGCGTGATCGACTTCACCCTGAAGCCGAAAAGCAAGGACACCCTGTTCGACAGCCTGCGCCTGTCGTTCCGCAACGGCCTGGTCAATGACATGCAAATGATCGACAGCGTCGGCCAGCGCACCAACCTCTTGTTCACCGGCGTGAAGGCCAATGAGCCGATCCCGGCGTCCAAGTTCAAGTTCGACATCCCGAAGGGTGCCGATGTGATCCAGGAATAA